The following proteins come from a genomic window of Deltaproteobacteria bacterium IMCC39524:
- a CDS encoding IS1595 family transposase gives MFLISGSTARTAAALVDVNKNTAAYYFHRLRQLIHQAVEDETLFA, from the coding sequence TTGTTCCTTATTTCAGGGTCAACGGCCCGAACAGCCGCTGCCCTGGTTGATGTTAACAAGAACACTGCAGCCTACTATTTTCACCGGTTGCGCCAGTTGATTCATCAGGCCGTAGAAGACGAAACTCTCTTCGC